Proteins from a single region of Sebastes umbrosus isolate fSebUmb1 chromosome 8, fSebUmb1.pri, whole genome shotgun sequence:
- the LOC119492854 gene encoding membrane-associated phosphatidylinositol transfer protein 2-like isoform X1, with the protein MLIKEYRIPMPMSVEEYRIAQLYMIQKKSRDESCGEGSGVEILENKPYTDGPGGTGQYTHKVYHIGMHIPSWFRSILPKAALRVEEESWNAYPYTRTRYTCPFVEKFSIDIETYYKPDTGNQADVFNMSAVEKRQRTIDPIDIVTDPIPPHEYKAEEDTRLFKSAKTQRGPLRDDWIEEYNNNPGMTPIMCAYKLCKVEFRYWGMQSKIERFIHDVGLRKVMVRAHRQAWCWQDEWYGLTMEDIRQLELETQLALATKMAQFSQAEEATEANGGAPSPDKDQEVKEAISSIEAEEVVVSSGGETLQPRGVLTKQWSTSSRSSRSSKRGVSPSRHSISEWRMQSIARDSDDSSDEEFFDAHEDLSDGEEVFPKEISKWNSNEMMDKIEAGDAEEAPGELLKEMAVEYERATSEERLDEMRGSVSGQTHSSPIPTITVTRHHSESSSQQCLQPSKIHVLILVLHGGNILDTGGGDQNSKQADVNTISTAFDAVMRVHYPAALGRIAIRLVPCPAICAEAFSLVSNLSPYSYDEGCLSSSQDHIPLAALPLLATSAPQYQEAMAAVIVRANQVYTDFMKSLDGACFSGQVCLIGDCVGGILGFDALCSSNQTVNESQNSSRRGSIVSVQDQDLLSPGIIVNSGHGSASPTLEGSRHLSRSNIDIPRASVGDDNKRQLPRKRSDSSTYELDTIKQHQAFLTSLHSSVLRNDTVSRRSSSSTMLDGGSLGKFDFEVSDFFLFGSPLGLVLALRKTVIPMLDVAQLRPACQQVYNLFHPADPSASRLEPLLERKFHLLPPFNVPRYQRFPLGDGNSALLVETVQSNAQLLLDSGPPLSLRCQETISETCIPVPVLNWQEGSLKATPATMESDVVQSHGGVFMDSSYPSSPVTGPLSRGQRRASEVSIASQVSGMADSYTATNIANTKSCQFDQSKKFGLLSQLALSSQNKFSLKSPPKSRKKAEAGETAGSPDADQVAELDSEADSSEALCPIGQYENCLSPGLHCAISDLVSLDSQAEVDQVAARWWGTKRLDFALYCPDALTAFPTVALPHLFHASYWESTDVVSFLLRQVMRHDNSSILELDGKEVTEFTPSKPREKWLRKRTHVKIRNVTANHRVNDSVFTEDSRQVLTGRFMYGPLDMVTLTGEKVDLHIMTQPPSGEWVCFNTEVTNSSGRVSFVIPEERRLGIGVYPVKMVVRGDHTFADSYLTVIPRGTEFVVFSIDGSFAASVSIMGSDPKVRAGAVDVVRHWQDLGFLIIYVTGRPDMQKQRVVAWLSQHNFPHGIVSFCDGLVHDPLRHKANFLRSLTEVNMKIFAGYGSTKDISVYTAIGLPPSQIYIVGRPSKKMQHQCQFITEGYAAHLSQLEYSHRARPAKSSSARMVLRKGSFGLGANSDFLRKRNHLLRTISSQPAPSSPTGSIHNRPERTQSQSDGERLERVESVHSYSQGATQRSMSITANCWGRSSSTKLEPGVLSPK; encoded by the exons ATGCTTATCAAGGAGTACCGCATCCCCATGCCCATGAGTGTGGAGGAGTACCGCATCGCCCAGCTCTATATGATCCAG AAAAAGAGCAGAGATGAGAGCTGTGGCGAAGGAAGCGGGGTCGAGATCCTTGAGAATAAGCCCTACACAGATGGACCGGGTGGGACGGGCCAGTACACCCACAAGGTTTACCATATTGGCATGCACATTCCCAGCTGGTTCCGTTCCATCTTGCCCAAAGCAGCGCTGAGGGTTGAAGAGGAGTCCTGGAACGCCTACCCTTACACCCGCACCAG aTACACCTGCCCCTTCGTTGAGAAGTTCTCCATTGACATTGAGACCTACTACAAACCCGACACAGGCAACCAAGCAGATGTCTTCAACATGTCTGCAGTAGAGAAGAGGCAGAGGACTATTG ACCCAATCGACATAGTGACAGATCCTATCCCCCCTCATGAGTACAAAGCAGAAGAGGACACACGGCTCTTCAAGTCAGCCAAGACCCAGAGGGGTCCTCTGCGGGACGACTGGATAGAAGAGTACAACAATAACCCAGGGATGACCCCCATCATGTGTGCCTACAAACTCTGCAAGGTGGAGTTTCGCTACTGGGGCATGCAGTCGAAGATTGAACGCTTCATCCATGATGTTG GACTGAGAAAGGTGATGGTGCGTGCCCACCGGCAGGCCTGGTGCTGGCAGGATGAGTGGTATGGTCTGACCATGGAGGACATCCGGCAGCTGGAGCTGGAAACCCAGCTGGCCCTGGCCACGAAGATGGCCCAGTTCAGTCAGGCAGAGGAGGCCACAGAGGCCAACGGGGGCGCTCCGTCTCCGGACAAAGACCAGGAGGTTAAAGAGGCGATCAGCTCCATTGAAGCTGAGGAGGTGGTTGTCAGCTCAGGAGGAGAGACTCTCCAGCCACGAGGTGTGCTCACCAAGCAGTGGTCCACTTCATCCCGATCCTCCCGCTCATCCAAGAGAGGAG TGAGCCCATCGCGTCACAGCATCTCAGAGTGGAGGATGCAGAGCATAGCGCGAGACTCAGACGACAGCTCGGACGAGGAGTTCTTCGACGCTCACG AGGATCTCTCAGACGGCGAGGAGGTCTTCCCGAAGGAAATCTCCAAGTGGAACTCCAACGAGATGATGGACAAGATTGAAGCTGGAGACGCAGAGGAAGCTCCTG gtgaGCTGTTAAAGGAAATGGCAGTGGAATATGAGAGAGCAACCAGTGAGGAAAGACTAGACGAG ATGCGTGGCTCTGTTAGCGGCCAGACCCATAGCTCTCCCATTCCCACCATCACGGTAACAAGGCACCACTCA GAGAGTTCGTCCCAGCAGTGTCTGCAGCCTTCCAAGATCCATGTGCTGATCTTGGTTCTGCACGGAGGGAACATCCTGGATACAGGCGGAGGGGACCAGAACAGCAAGCAGGCTGACGTCAACACGATTAGTACAGCTTTCGACGCAGTCATGCGTGTTCACTACCCCGCAGCGCTGGGGCGCATCGCCATCCGCTTGGTACCCTGCCCTGCCATCTGTGCCGAGGCCTTCTCCCTCGTGTCCAA CCTGAGCCCATACAGCTACGATGAGGGTTGTCTGTCCAGCAGCCAGGACCACATTCCCCTGGCAGCTCTCCCCCTCCTGGCCACCTCTGCTCCACAGTACCAGGAGGCCATGGCCGCTGTCATCGTCAGAGCCAACCAGGTCTACACAGACTTCATGAAGTCTCTGGACGGGGCATGCTTCTCCGGCCAG GTGTGCCTCATTGGGGACTGTGTGGGAGGAATCTTGGGATTTGATGCGCTGTGCAGCAGCAACCAGACGGTTAATGAAAGCCAGAACAGCAGTCGCAGGGGCAGCATTGTCAGTGTACAG GACCAGGACCTCCTCTCTCCCGGCATCATTGTCAACAGCGGGCATGGGTCGGCCTCTCCGACGTTGGAGGGCAGCCGCCACCTCAGTCGCAGTAACATAGACATTCCTCGAGCCAGCGTTGGCGATGACAACAAGCGACAACTGCCACGCAAGAGAAGCGACTCCTCCACCTACGAACTGgacacaataaaacaacaccAGGCCTTCCTGACTAG CTTACACTCCAGCGTTTTGCGGAACGACACGGTGTCACGCAGGTCGAGCAGCAGCACCATGCTGGATGGAGGCTCCCTGGGGAAGTTTGACTTTGAGGTGTCTGACTTTTTCCTGTTTGGCTCTCCACTGGGCTTGGTACTCGCCCTGAGGAAGACTGTCATTCCTATGCTGGATG TGGCCCAGCTGAGGCCCGCCTGTCAGCAGGTCTATAACCTATTCCACCCAGCCGATCCCTCAGCCTCCCGCCTGGAGCCTCTGCTGGAGAGGAAGTTTCACCTCCTGCCTCCCTTCAACGTGCCCCGATACCAACGCTTCCCCCTGGGAGACGGAAACTCTGCCTTACTGG TGGAGACAGTCCAGAGCAACGCTCAGCTGCTACTTGACAGCGGGCCTCCTCTGTCCCTTCGCTGTCAGGAGACCATCAGTGAGACCTGCATCCCTGTGCCTGTGCTAAACTGGCAGGAGGGCTCCCTCAAAGCCACACCCGCCACTATGGAGT CGGATGTTGTTCAGTCTCATGGTGGTGTCTTCATGGACAGTTCGTACCCTTCATCCCCCGTAACGGGCCCCCTCTCCCGGGGCCAGCGGAGGGCCAGTGAGGTCAGCATTGCCAGCCAGGTCTCAGGAATGGCAGACAGTTACACTGCCACCAACATAGCCAACA CCAAATCATGCCAATTTGACCAATCCAAAAAATTCGGCCTTTTGTCCCAACTCGCCCTTTCATCACAAAACAAATTCTCCCTGAAAAGTCCTCCCAAGTCCCGTAAGAAAGCGGAGGCTGGCGAGACCGCAGGATCTCCTGATGCAGATCAGGTGGCAGAGCTGGACAGTGAGGCAGACTCTAGTGAAGCTCTATGTCCCATCGGCCAATACGAGAACTGCCTGTCTCCCGGGCTGCACTGTGCTATATCTGATCTGGTCTCACTGGACTCCCAGGCTGAAGTGGACCAAG TTGCAGCCCGTTGGTGGGGCACAAAGCGGCTGGACTTTGCCCTGTACTGCCCCGACGCTCTGACCGCTTTCCCCACAGTGGCTTTACCACACCTCTTCCACGCATCATACTGGGAGTCCACTGATGTTGTGTCTTTTCTCCTGAGACAG GTCATGAGGCATGACAACTCAAGCATCCTGGAGCTAGATGGGAAAGAAGTGACTGAATTCACCCCCTCCAAACCTCGAGAGAAGTGGCTCCGCAAGAGGACTCATGTGAAGATCAGG AACGTGACCGCCAACCACCGTGTAAATGACTCAGTGTTCACCGAAGACTCCCGGCAGGTTCTAACAGGTCGCTTTATGTACGGCCCTCTGGACATGGTCACCTTGACCGGGGAGAAG GTTGACCTCCACATCATGACCCAGCCTCCATCAGGAGAATGGGTGTGCTTCAACACAGAAGTGACCAACAGCAGTGGCCGTGTGTCGTTTGTCATCCCAGAGGAGAGACGTCTGGGCATCGGAGTCTACCCGGTCAAGATGGTTGTCAG GGGCGACCACACGTTTGCAGACAGCTACCTGACAGTTATTCCACGTGGCACAGAGTTTGTGGTGTTCAGCATCGACGGGTCGTTTGCTGCCAGTGTGTCGATCATGGGCAGTGATCCCAAAGTGCGAGCAGGAGCCGTGGATGTGGTCAG GCACTGGCAGGACTTAGGCTTTTTGATCATCTATGTGACGGGACGACCagacatgcagaagcagcgagTGGTGGCTTGGTTATCTCAGCACAACTTCCCTCATGGCATCGTCTCTTTCTGTGACGGCCTGGTCCACGACCCGCTCAGACACAAGGCCAACTTTCTCCGGTCCCTGACAGAG GTTAACATGAAGATTTTCGCTGGCTACGGATCAACCAAAGACATCTCAGTCTACACCGCCATtggcctccctccctcccaaaTATACATCGTTGGTAGACCCTCCAAGAAGATGCAGCACCAGTGCCAG TTCATCACAGAGGGATATGCAGCTCATTTGTCCCAGCTGGAGTACAGCCACCGTGCTCGACCAGCTAAATCCAGCAGTGCGCGCATGGTCCTACGTAAAGGCAGCTTCGGCTTGGGGGCAAACAGCGACTTCCTGAGGAAGAGGAACCACCTGCTGCGCACCATCTCCTCCCAACCGGCACCCAGCTCCCCGACAGGAAGCATCCACAACAGACCAGAACGCACACAGAGCCAATCGGACGGCGAGCGGCTGGAGCGGGTGGAGAGCGTTCACAGCTACAGCCAGGGAGCAACACAGCGCAGCATGAGCATCACGGCCAACTGCTGgggccgcagcagcagcaccaagcTGGAACCAGGCGTCCTCAGCCCCAAATGA
- the LOC119492854 gene encoding membrane-associated phosphatidylinositol transfer protein 2-like isoform X2, producing the protein MLIKEYRIPMPMSVEEYRIAQLYMIQKKSRDESCGEGSGVEILENKPYTDGPGGTGQYTHKVYHIGMHIPSWFRSILPKAALRVEEESWNAYPYTRTRYTCPFVEKFSIDIETYYKPDTGNQADVFNMSAVEKRQRTIDPIDIVTDPIPPHEYKAEEDTRLFKSAKTQRGPLRDDWIEEYNNNPGMTPIMCAYKLCKVEFRYWGMQSKIERFIHDVGLRKVMVRAHRQAWCWQDEWYGLTMEDIRQLELETQLALATKMAQFSQAEEATEANGGAPSPDKDQEVKEAISSIEAEEVVVSSGGETLQPRGVLTKQWSTSSRSSRSSKRGVSPSRHSISEWRMQSIARDSDDSSDEEFFDAHEDLSDGEEVFPKEISKWNSNEMMDKIEAGDAEEAPGELLKEMAVEYERATSEERLDEESSSQQCLQPSKIHVLILVLHGGNILDTGGGDQNSKQADVNTISTAFDAVMRVHYPAALGRIAIRLVPCPAICAEAFSLVSNLSPYSYDEGCLSSSQDHIPLAALPLLATSAPQYQEAMAAVIVRANQVYTDFMKSLDGACFSGQVCLIGDCVGGILGFDALCSSNQTVNESQNSSRRGSIVSVQDQDLLSPGIIVNSGHGSASPTLEGSRHLSRSNIDIPRASVGDDNKRQLPRKRSDSSTYELDTIKQHQAFLTSLHSSVLRNDTVSRRSSSSTMLDGGSLGKFDFEVSDFFLFGSPLGLVLALRKTVIPMLDVAQLRPACQQVYNLFHPADPSASRLEPLLERKFHLLPPFNVPRYQRFPLGDGNSALLVETVQSNAQLLLDSGPPLSLRCQETISETCIPVPVLNWQEGSLKATPATMESDVVQSHGGVFMDSSYPSSPVTGPLSRGQRRASEVSIASQVSGMADSYTATNIANTKSCQFDQSKKFGLLSQLALSSQNKFSLKSPPKSRKKAEAGETAGSPDADQVAELDSEADSSEALCPIGQYENCLSPGLHCAISDLVSLDSQAEVDQVAARWWGTKRLDFALYCPDALTAFPTVALPHLFHASYWESTDVVSFLLRQVMRHDNSSILELDGKEVTEFTPSKPREKWLRKRTHVKIRNVTANHRVNDSVFTEDSRQVLTGRFMYGPLDMVTLTGEKVDLHIMTQPPSGEWVCFNTEVTNSSGRVSFVIPEERRLGIGVYPVKMVVRGDHTFADSYLTVIPRGTEFVVFSIDGSFAASVSIMGSDPKVRAGAVDVVRHWQDLGFLIIYVTGRPDMQKQRVVAWLSQHNFPHGIVSFCDGLVHDPLRHKANFLRSLTEVNMKIFAGYGSTKDISVYTAIGLPPSQIYIVGRPSKKMQHQCQFITEGYAAHLSQLEYSHRARPAKSSSARMVLRKGSFGLGANSDFLRKRNHLLRTISSQPAPSSPTGSIHNRPERTQSQSDGERLERVESVHSYSQGATQRSMSITANCWGRSSSTKLEPGVLSPK; encoded by the exons ATGCTTATCAAGGAGTACCGCATCCCCATGCCCATGAGTGTGGAGGAGTACCGCATCGCCCAGCTCTATATGATCCAG AAAAAGAGCAGAGATGAGAGCTGTGGCGAAGGAAGCGGGGTCGAGATCCTTGAGAATAAGCCCTACACAGATGGACCGGGTGGGACGGGCCAGTACACCCACAAGGTTTACCATATTGGCATGCACATTCCCAGCTGGTTCCGTTCCATCTTGCCCAAAGCAGCGCTGAGGGTTGAAGAGGAGTCCTGGAACGCCTACCCTTACACCCGCACCAG aTACACCTGCCCCTTCGTTGAGAAGTTCTCCATTGACATTGAGACCTACTACAAACCCGACACAGGCAACCAAGCAGATGTCTTCAACATGTCTGCAGTAGAGAAGAGGCAGAGGACTATTG ACCCAATCGACATAGTGACAGATCCTATCCCCCCTCATGAGTACAAAGCAGAAGAGGACACACGGCTCTTCAAGTCAGCCAAGACCCAGAGGGGTCCTCTGCGGGACGACTGGATAGAAGAGTACAACAATAACCCAGGGATGACCCCCATCATGTGTGCCTACAAACTCTGCAAGGTGGAGTTTCGCTACTGGGGCATGCAGTCGAAGATTGAACGCTTCATCCATGATGTTG GACTGAGAAAGGTGATGGTGCGTGCCCACCGGCAGGCCTGGTGCTGGCAGGATGAGTGGTATGGTCTGACCATGGAGGACATCCGGCAGCTGGAGCTGGAAACCCAGCTGGCCCTGGCCACGAAGATGGCCCAGTTCAGTCAGGCAGAGGAGGCCACAGAGGCCAACGGGGGCGCTCCGTCTCCGGACAAAGACCAGGAGGTTAAAGAGGCGATCAGCTCCATTGAAGCTGAGGAGGTGGTTGTCAGCTCAGGAGGAGAGACTCTCCAGCCACGAGGTGTGCTCACCAAGCAGTGGTCCACTTCATCCCGATCCTCCCGCTCATCCAAGAGAGGAG TGAGCCCATCGCGTCACAGCATCTCAGAGTGGAGGATGCAGAGCATAGCGCGAGACTCAGACGACAGCTCGGACGAGGAGTTCTTCGACGCTCACG AGGATCTCTCAGACGGCGAGGAGGTCTTCCCGAAGGAAATCTCCAAGTGGAACTCCAACGAGATGATGGACAAGATTGAAGCTGGAGACGCAGAGGAAGCTCCTG gtgaGCTGTTAAAGGAAATGGCAGTGGAATATGAGAGAGCAACCAGTGAGGAAAGACTAGACGAG GAGAGTTCGTCCCAGCAGTGTCTGCAGCCTTCCAAGATCCATGTGCTGATCTTGGTTCTGCACGGAGGGAACATCCTGGATACAGGCGGAGGGGACCAGAACAGCAAGCAGGCTGACGTCAACACGATTAGTACAGCTTTCGACGCAGTCATGCGTGTTCACTACCCCGCAGCGCTGGGGCGCATCGCCATCCGCTTGGTACCCTGCCCTGCCATCTGTGCCGAGGCCTTCTCCCTCGTGTCCAA CCTGAGCCCATACAGCTACGATGAGGGTTGTCTGTCCAGCAGCCAGGACCACATTCCCCTGGCAGCTCTCCCCCTCCTGGCCACCTCTGCTCCACAGTACCAGGAGGCCATGGCCGCTGTCATCGTCAGAGCCAACCAGGTCTACACAGACTTCATGAAGTCTCTGGACGGGGCATGCTTCTCCGGCCAG GTGTGCCTCATTGGGGACTGTGTGGGAGGAATCTTGGGATTTGATGCGCTGTGCAGCAGCAACCAGACGGTTAATGAAAGCCAGAACAGCAGTCGCAGGGGCAGCATTGTCAGTGTACAG GACCAGGACCTCCTCTCTCCCGGCATCATTGTCAACAGCGGGCATGGGTCGGCCTCTCCGACGTTGGAGGGCAGCCGCCACCTCAGTCGCAGTAACATAGACATTCCTCGAGCCAGCGTTGGCGATGACAACAAGCGACAACTGCCACGCAAGAGAAGCGACTCCTCCACCTACGAACTGgacacaataaaacaacaccAGGCCTTCCTGACTAG CTTACACTCCAGCGTTTTGCGGAACGACACGGTGTCACGCAGGTCGAGCAGCAGCACCATGCTGGATGGAGGCTCCCTGGGGAAGTTTGACTTTGAGGTGTCTGACTTTTTCCTGTTTGGCTCTCCACTGGGCTTGGTACTCGCCCTGAGGAAGACTGTCATTCCTATGCTGGATG TGGCCCAGCTGAGGCCCGCCTGTCAGCAGGTCTATAACCTATTCCACCCAGCCGATCCCTCAGCCTCCCGCCTGGAGCCTCTGCTGGAGAGGAAGTTTCACCTCCTGCCTCCCTTCAACGTGCCCCGATACCAACGCTTCCCCCTGGGAGACGGAAACTCTGCCTTACTGG TGGAGACAGTCCAGAGCAACGCTCAGCTGCTACTTGACAGCGGGCCTCCTCTGTCCCTTCGCTGTCAGGAGACCATCAGTGAGACCTGCATCCCTGTGCCTGTGCTAAACTGGCAGGAGGGCTCCCTCAAAGCCACACCCGCCACTATGGAGT CGGATGTTGTTCAGTCTCATGGTGGTGTCTTCATGGACAGTTCGTACCCTTCATCCCCCGTAACGGGCCCCCTCTCCCGGGGCCAGCGGAGGGCCAGTGAGGTCAGCATTGCCAGCCAGGTCTCAGGAATGGCAGACAGTTACACTGCCACCAACATAGCCAACA CCAAATCATGCCAATTTGACCAATCCAAAAAATTCGGCCTTTTGTCCCAACTCGCCCTTTCATCACAAAACAAATTCTCCCTGAAAAGTCCTCCCAAGTCCCGTAAGAAAGCGGAGGCTGGCGAGACCGCAGGATCTCCTGATGCAGATCAGGTGGCAGAGCTGGACAGTGAGGCAGACTCTAGTGAAGCTCTATGTCCCATCGGCCAATACGAGAACTGCCTGTCTCCCGGGCTGCACTGTGCTATATCTGATCTGGTCTCACTGGACTCCCAGGCTGAAGTGGACCAAG TTGCAGCCCGTTGGTGGGGCACAAAGCGGCTGGACTTTGCCCTGTACTGCCCCGACGCTCTGACCGCTTTCCCCACAGTGGCTTTACCACACCTCTTCCACGCATCATACTGGGAGTCCACTGATGTTGTGTCTTTTCTCCTGAGACAG GTCATGAGGCATGACAACTCAAGCATCCTGGAGCTAGATGGGAAAGAAGTGACTGAATTCACCCCCTCCAAACCTCGAGAGAAGTGGCTCCGCAAGAGGACTCATGTGAAGATCAGG AACGTGACCGCCAACCACCGTGTAAATGACTCAGTGTTCACCGAAGACTCCCGGCAGGTTCTAACAGGTCGCTTTATGTACGGCCCTCTGGACATGGTCACCTTGACCGGGGAGAAG GTTGACCTCCACATCATGACCCAGCCTCCATCAGGAGAATGGGTGTGCTTCAACACAGAAGTGACCAACAGCAGTGGCCGTGTGTCGTTTGTCATCCCAGAGGAGAGACGTCTGGGCATCGGAGTCTACCCGGTCAAGATGGTTGTCAG GGGCGACCACACGTTTGCAGACAGCTACCTGACAGTTATTCCACGTGGCACAGAGTTTGTGGTGTTCAGCATCGACGGGTCGTTTGCTGCCAGTGTGTCGATCATGGGCAGTGATCCCAAAGTGCGAGCAGGAGCCGTGGATGTGGTCAG GCACTGGCAGGACTTAGGCTTTTTGATCATCTATGTGACGGGACGACCagacatgcagaagcagcgagTGGTGGCTTGGTTATCTCAGCACAACTTCCCTCATGGCATCGTCTCTTTCTGTGACGGCCTGGTCCACGACCCGCTCAGACACAAGGCCAACTTTCTCCGGTCCCTGACAGAG GTTAACATGAAGATTTTCGCTGGCTACGGATCAACCAAAGACATCTCAGTCTACACCGCCATtggcctccctccctcccaaaTATACATCGTTGGTAGACCCTCCAAGAAGATGCAGCACCAGTGCCAG TTCATCACAGAGGGATATGCAGCTCATTTGTCCCAGCTGGAGTACAGCCACCGTGCTCGACCAGCTAAATCCAGCAGTGCGCGCATGGTCCTACGTAAAGGCAGCTTCGGCTTGGGGGCAAACAGCGACTTCCTGAGGAAGAGGAACCACCTGCTGCGCACCATCTCCTCCCAACCGGCACCCAGCTCCCCGACAGGAAGCATCCACAACAGACCAGAACGCACACAGAGCCAATCGGACGGCGAGCGGCTGGAGCGGGTGGAGAGCGTTCACAGCTACAGCCAGGGAGCAACACAGCGCAGCATGAGCATCACGGCCAACTGCTGgggccgcagcagcagcaccaagcTGGAACCAGGCGTCCTCAGCCCCAAATGA